From a single Fusobacterium ulcerans ATCC 49185 genomic region:
- a CDS encoding PepSY domain-containing protein yields the protein MNILKQGKKEIKTLLLSTAVLMVLVGTGTFASDLLHKKRAREVEMNLIQNQAINNGIKLISSEEAKQVALSAVGIKESEVRYFKIKLDQEDDYRPTLYVYEVEFVHDGLEYEFDIDATNKKILKSDVDSWFD from the coding sequence ATGAATATTTTAAAACAAGGAAAAAAAGAAATTAAAACTCTATTATTATCTACAGCTGTACTTATGGTGTTAGTTGGAACAGGGACTTTTGCAAGTGATTTATTGCATAAAAAAAGAGCTAGAGAAGTTGAAATGAATCTTATCCAAAATCAAGCTATTAATAATGGAATAAAATTAATAAGTTCAGAAGAAGCAAAACAAGTAGCACTTTCAGCAGTTGGAATCAAAGAAAGTGAGGTGAGGTATTTTAAAATTAAATTAGATCAGGAAGATGATTATAGACCTACTTTATATGTTTATGAAGTAGAATTTGTACATGATGGATTGGAATACGAATTTGATATTGATGCAACAAATAAAAAAATTCTTAAATCTGATGTAGATTCATGGTTTGATTAA